From Ruminococcus sp. HUN007, a single genomic window includes:
- a CDS encoding ATP-binding protein: MYTTVPEFSAAFVIESIKLIIMMCGIFNFEIRKGKRSILTSVGVAVLLTAAFTAIPAYFELDLSKMNDDAYKTELLRTNPFKLIIFLFFSINAVTLPVTVISSVLHFLEGKKKFLIALICYMTVCCIDELIHYSVCRLFNNEYNEYYLLTTSLTIIILALPAYLIQSKKMKGLDYPLRKMNAFYLIVLVAAQVIVYIYAVDYHAELGVKKSLLTLTIVLIFTAECIVVYSVNRRDYYYNLSHINQKMLDVQENYYMKLLDHQDELRKFRHDLNNHIISVEALLNEEKYDEVRKYIGQIKGVYSSSNPEVKTGNTVVSAIASDYKTKFPEVSLEWNGLFPDELAVSNTDICTMFSNVLGNAFENADKCQKEKTVSATIETVTNSMIVTVKNTASEAVTIKNGKFVTSKNDKHNHGIGTQNIKRCVEKNNGMVEYRFDDNVFEVKIILPNALKVF; encoded by the coding sequence ATGTACACTACTGTACCGGAATTTTCAGCCGCTTTTGTTATTGAATCTATCAAGCTTATCATAATGATGTGCGGTATTTTCAATTTTGAGATCAGAAAAGGAAAACGAAGTATACTGACATCCGTTGGTGTGGCAGTTCTGCTGACTGCTGCGTTTACAGCGATTCCTGCGTATTTTGAGCTTGATCTTTCAAAGATGAACGATGATGCATATAAAACTGAACTGCTGAGGACAAATCCTTTTAAGCTGATCATTTTTTTGTTTTTCAGTATAAATGCAGTTACACTGCCTGTAACGGTAATATCATCTGTATTACATTTTCTTGAAGGAAAGAAAAAGTTTCTTATCGCACTGATATGCTATATGACGGTGTGCTGCATTGATGAACTGATACATTATTCGGTCTGCAGACTGTTTAACAACGAATACAATGAGTATTACCTGCTTACAACATCTCTTACTATAATTATTCTTGCTTTGCCTGCTTATCTTATTCAGAGCAAAAAGATGAAAGGCCTTGATTATCCTCTCAGGAAAATGAATGCTTTTTATCTGATAGTACTAGTTGCTGCACAGGTTATAGTGTATATATATGCAGTGGATTATCATGCAGAACTTGGTGTAAAAAAATCTCTGCTTACTTTGACTATAGTCCTCATATTTACAGCTGAGTGCATTGTAGTCTATTCGGTAAACCGAAGAGATTATTACTATAATCTTTCACACATAAACCAGAAAATGCTTGATGTTCAGGAAAACTACTATATGAAGCTTCTTGATCATCAGGATGAACTCAGAAAATTTCGTCATGATCTCAACAATCACATAATAAGTGTTGAGGCTCTTCTTAATGAAGAAAAGTACGATGAAGTCAGAAAATATATCGGACAGATAAAGGGCGTGTATTCATCTTCCAATCCTGAAGTGAAAACAGGGAATACTGTAGTGAGCGCGATAGCAAGTGACTATAAGACAAAATTTCCTGAAGTTTCGCTTGAATGGAATGGTCTGTTTCCCGATGAACTTGCTGTTTCGAATACAGATATATGTACTATGTTTTCAAATGTACTTGGAAACGCATTTGAAAACGCAGATAAGTGCCAAAAGGAAAAAACAGTCTCAGCTACGATTGAAACTGTGACAAACAGCATGATAGTTACTGTAAAAAATACTGCAAGCGAAGCTGTGACCATAAAGAACGGTAAATTTGTGACAAGCAAAAATGATAAGCACAATCATGGCATAGGAACTCAGAATATAAAAAGATGCGTAGAGAAGAACAAT
- a CDS encoding LytTR family DNA-binding domain-containing protein: MKIAVCDDEKFFREQLKKYISETSAGLEVDEYTCGNDLAASEHCYDIIFLDIEMPGMSGIETAEKLREKGSDADIIFLTSHIEYVYDAFKVRAFRFLQKPVDNEKFNEAFGNSMSNRKSMEKVVAEFRGVVSEIYTDNIVYIESSGEGTYVHDIRGNYYPASATLKDWSEKLNSEVFFRIHKTLLVSMKHVASLGKSSVKLTGYSSDFPVARRSIQPFRTAYLEFIKNNARMM, translated from the coding sequence ATGAAGATTGCAGTATGTGATGATGAAAAATTTTTCAGAGAACAGTTAAAAAAATATATATCAGAAACCAGTGCCGGACTGGAAGTTGATGAGTACACCTGCGGGAATGATCTTGCAGCCAGTGAGCACTGTTACGATATTATTTTTCTTGATATAGAAATGCCGGGGATGAGTGGTATTGAGACCGCGGAGAAACTCAGGGAAAAAGGCTCCGATGCAGATATTATCTTTCTTACGAGCCATATAGAATATGTTTATGACGCATTTAAGGTAAGAGCTTTCAGGTTTCTTCAGAAACCTGTTGACAATGAAAAATTCAACGAGGCGTTCGGCAATTCCATGTCGAACCGCAAGTCAATGGAAAAAGTAGTTGCAGAGTTCCGCGGAGTAGTTTCCGAAATATATACCGATAATATTGTTTACATAGAGTCTTCCGGTGAGGGAACCTATGTTCATGATATAAGGGGGAATTATTATCCGGCTTCAGCAACATTAAAAGACTGGAGCGAGAAGCTGAACAGTGAGGTATTCTTCAGAATACACAAGACTCTTCTTGTTTCGATGAAGCATGTTGCCTCTTTGGGAAAGTCGTCAGTGAAACTGACCGGATACAGCAGTGATTTTCCGGTGGCACGCAGAAGCATACAGCCTTTCAGGACTGCTTATCTGGAATTTATAAAAAATAATGCAAGGATGATGTGA
- a CDS encoding flavin reductase family protein: MSLVKTSIESLKVNPFELIGRDWFLITSGTSVSDYNTMTASWGSMGIMWGKPVFTCGIRHNRYTFEFSEKNDLITFSFFDSDKYRPMLNFCGSKSGRDHDKAKETGITPVEIDGTVSFGEARLVLVCRKLYAQDLEKDKFTDSSLLKFYENDPVHRMYTSEIVAVYENK; encoded by the coding sequence ATGAGCTTAGTAAAAACATCGATCGAAAGCCTTAAGGTAAACCCTTTTGAACTTATCGGACGTGACTGGTTCCTTATCACATCGGGAACATCAGTTTCTGATTACAATACAATGACTGCTTCATGGGGCAGCATGGGTATTATGTGGGGAAAACCGGTGTTTACATGCGGTATAAGACACAACAGATATACTTTTGAATTCTCTGAAAAGAATGATCTTATCACATTTTCATTCTTTGACAGCGACAAATACAGACCAATGCTGAATTTCTGCGGATCAAAATCAGGACGTGATCATGACAAGGCGAAGGAAACAGGCATTACTCCTGTGGAAATCGACGGTACGGTTTCATTCGGGGAAGCAAGACTTGTACTTGTGTGCCGCAAGCTTTATGCGCAGGACCTTGAAAAGGATAAGTTTACTGACTCTTCACTTCTTAAGTTCTATGAGAATGATCCGGTGCACAGAATGTACACTTCAGAGATCGTTGCTGTGTACGAAAATAAATAA